A single region of the Polymorphum gilvum SL003B-26A1 genome encodes:
- the deoC gene encoding deoxyribose-phosphate aldolase — translation MTATPAEIAARALPLVDLTNLNDDCAPADIEELCRRAVTPHGPVAAVCIWPRFVAQAVRLLGGTGVRVATVVNFPAGGEDTLAVVRETERALADGADEIDLVMPYRAFVAGRRGFAEEQIVRVRAAAPQPALLKVILETGEIGDPLLIHLASEVAIDAGADFIKTSTGKVPVNATLEAAEIMLNLIEAIRREGGREIGFKPAGGIRSLDDVAAYLALADRIVGANWVSAATFRFGASGLLDALLAAIDGGTGEAGEGY, via the coding sequence ATGACCGCCACGCCGGCCGAGATCGCCGCCCGCGCCCTGCCGCTGGTCGACCTCACCAACCTGAACGACGACTGCGCGCCGGCCGACATCGAGGAGCTGTGCCGGCGTGCCGTCACGCCTCACGGCCCTGTCGCCGCCGTCTGCATCTGGCCGCGCTTCGTCGCCCAGGCCGTCCGCCTCCTGGGCGGGACCGGCGTCAGGGTCGCCACTGTGGTCAATTTCCCCGCCGGCGGCGAGGACACGCTGGCCGTCGTCCGGGAAACCGAACGGGCCCTTGCCGACGGTGCCGACGAAATCGACCTGGTCATGCCCTACCGCGCCTTCGTCGCCGGCCGGCGCGGCTTCGCGGAGGAGCAGATCGTGCGCGTGCGCGCCGCGGCCCCGCAGCCGGCGCTGCTCAAGGTGATCCTCGAGACCGGCGAGATCGGCGACCCGTTGCTGATCCACCTCGCGTCCGAGGTCGCCATCGACGCCGGCGCCGACTTCATCAAGACCTCCACCGGCAAGGTACCGGTCAATGCCACGCTCGAGGCGGCCGAGATCATGCTCAACCTGATCGAGGCGATCCGCCGCGAAGGCGGTCGCGAGATCGGCTTCAAGCCTGCCGGCGGTATCCGCAGCCTCGACGACGTAGCCGCCTACCTCGCGCTCGCCGACCGGATCGTCGGCGCCAACTGGGTCTCGGCCGCCACCTTCCGCTTCGGCGCCAGCGGCCTGCTCGATGCGCTTCTCGCCGCCATCGACGGTGGAACGGGCGAGGCCGGGGAAGGCTACTGA
- a CDS encoding purine-nucleoside phosphorylase — protein MSGFGHECAEIVRAARPGSYRIGMILGSGLGALAEELEEAVRIPYTHLPEFPVSTVSSHGSELVAGKLAGVPVVILSGRAHYYESGNPAVMRTPVETLKALGCDILVATNAAGSLRQDVVPGSPMVISDHINWSGMNPLIGEEDERRFLDMSAAYDPDLRSILAQVAEADGAPVAEGVYMWFSGPSFETPAEIRMARALGADAVGMSTVPEVILARFLGLRVAAVSVITNYGTGLQDHALSHDETKAVAKTGTERMKRLLRGLVKEVGR, from the coding sequence ATGAGCGGCTTTGGCCACGAATGCGCGGAAATCGTCCGCGCCGCCCGTCCGGGCAGCTACCGTATCGGCATGATCCTCGGCTCCGGCCTCGGCGCTCTCGCCGAGGAACTGGAAGAGGCTGTGCGCATCCCCTACACCCACCTGCCCGAGTTTCCCGTCTCCACCGTGTCGTCCCATGGCAGCGAACTGGTCGCCGGCAAGCTCGCCGGCGTGCCGGTCGTCATCCTGTCGGGCCGCGCGCACTACTACGAGAGCGGCAATCCGGCCGTCATGCGCACGCCGGTGGAAACGCTCAAGGCGCTCGGCTGCGACATCCTCGTCGCCACCAACGCTGCCGGCTCCCTGCGCCAGGACGTCGTGCCCGGCAGCCCGATGGTGATCAGCGACCATATCAACTGGTCGGGCATGAACCCGCTCATCGGCGAGGAGGACGAGCGCCGCTTCCTCGACATGAGCGCCGCCTACGACCCCGACCTGCGGTCGATCCTCGCGCAGGTCGCCGAGGCCGACGGCGCGCCGGTCGCCGAGGGCGTCTACATGTGGTTTTCCGGTCCCTCCTTCGAGACGCCGGCCGAGATCCGCATGGCGCGCGCGCTCGGCGCCGATGCGGTCGGCATGTCGACGGTGCCCGAGGTCATCCTGGCCCGCTTCCTCGGCCTGCGCGTCGCCGCCGTCTCGGTCATCACCAACTACGGCACCGGCCTGCAGGACCACGCCCTGTCGCACGACGAGACCAAGGCCGTCGCGAAAACCGGCACCGAGCGCATGAAGCGGCTGCTGCGCGGCCTGGTGAAGGAGGTTGGACGATGA
- the cdd gene encoding cytidine deaminase — protein MSRFDALFKAAKAARDNAHAPYSGFRVGAALLTEGGHIVAGCNVENAAYPEGTCAEAGAIAAMVCAGETRILEALVVADAALCTPCGGCRQKLKEFADGGVKVHIADLQGLRRTFTLEELLPFGFEFQERD, from the coding sequence ATGAGTCGGTTCGACGCCTTGTTTAAGGCTGCGAAGGCCGCGCGTGACAACGCCCACGCGCCCTATTCGGGCTTCAGGGTCGGCGCCGCGCTGCTGACCGAGGGCGGCCATATTGTCGCCGGCTGCAACGTCGAGAATGCCGCCTATCCGGAAGGCACCTGCGCCGAGGCCGGCGCCATCGCCGCCATGGTCTGCGCCGGCGAGACGCGGATCCTGGAGGCGCTGGTGGTCGCCGATGCCGCCCTGTGCACGCCCTGCGGCGGCTGCCGGCAGAAACTGAAGGAATTTGCCGACGGCGGCGTCAAGGTCCATATCGCCGATCTGCAGGGCCTCAGGCGCACCTTCACCCTCGAAGAACTGCTGCCCTTCGGGTTCGAATTTCAGGAAAGGGACTGA
- a CDS encoding ABC transporter permease — MFETLILILDSTLRLSTPLLLACLAGLYSERSGVVDIGLEGKMLGAAFGAGAVAYLTASAWAGLAAGIAVAVGLALVHGFASITNRGNQIVSGVAINFLAAGLTALLGQAWFRQGGRTPPLPEGGRFLDIVFPFAEELRAVPVVGPIYAELLSGHNVLVYAAFLAVPLTWWALYRTRFGLRLRAVGENPAAVDTAGISVVLLRYRAVILCGVLCGIAGAYLSIAQSSGFIKDMTAGKGFIALAALIFAKWRPLNAMFACLLFGFLDAVAIRLQGQPLPGIGEVPVQVFQALPYILTVILLAGFIGKAIPPRASGIPYLKERT; from the coding sequence ATGTTCGAAACCCTCATCCTCATCCTCGACTCCACGCTGCGCCTGTCGACGCCGCTGCTGCTTGCCTGCCTGGCCGGCCTCTATTCCGAACGCTCCGGCGTGGTCGACATCGGCCTCGAGGGCAAGATGCTGGGTGCAGCCTTCGGCGCCGGCGCGGTCGCCTATCTGACCGCCAGCGCCTGGGCGGGCCTCGCCGCCGGCATCGCCGTCGCCGTCGGCCTCGCGCTCGTCCACGGCTTCGCCTCGATCACCAACCGCGGCAACCAGATCGTCTCGGGCGTCGCCATCAACTTCCTCGCCGCCGGCCTGACCGCGCTGCTCGGCCAGGCCTGGTTCCGCCAGGGCGGCCGCACGCCGCCGCTGCCCGAGGGCGGTCGCTTCCTCGACATCGTCTTTCCCTTCGCCGAGGAACTGCGGGCCGTTCCGGTCGTCGGGCCGATCTATGCCGAGCTTCTCTCGGGTCACAACGTGCTGGTCTATGCCGCCTTCCTGGCCGTGCCGCTGACCTGGTGGGCGCTCTATCGCACCCGCTTCGGCCTGCGCCTGCGCGCCGTCGGCGAGAACCCGGCAGCCGTCGACACCGCCGGCATTTCGGTCGTGCTGCTGCGCTACCGGGCGGTGATCCTGTGCGGCGTGCTGTGCGGCATCGCCGGCGCCTATTTGTCGATCGCCCAGTCCTCCGGCTTCATCAAGGACATGACCGCCGGCAAGGGCTTCATCGCGCTGGCCGCGCTCATCTTCGCCAAGTGGCGTCCGCTCAACGCCATGTTCGCCTGTCTGCTGTTCGGCTTCCTCGATGCGGTCGCCATCCGCCTGCAGGGCCAGCCGCTGCCCGGCATCGGCGAGGTGCCGGTGCAGGTGTTCCAGGCGCTTCCCTACATCCTTACCGTCATCCTGCTCGCCGGGTTCATCGGCAAGGCGATCCCGCCGCGAGCGAGCGGCATCCCCTATCTGAAGGAACGCACATGA
- a CDS encoding ABC transporter permease yields the protein MSAGQLPRWVDFGLIPLLNLAAAFLVSGLVVLLIGESPLEAVGILVWGSLGFGEGIGFTLFYATNFIFTGLAVAVAFHAGLFNIGGEGQAYIGGLGVAWACLALDRIVPWWVTMPVAVLGAAAAGAAWAFVPAWLQARRGSHVVITTIMFNFIAASLMVYLLVNVMAKPGSMQPETRTFEAGGRLPMLNDLLPFASFGTAPVNLALVLALVAALAVWVLVWRTRLGYAIRTLGANPTAAVYAGISPARTIVVAMLISGGLAGMMAINEIMGSQHRLLIEFVSGYGFVGIAVALMGRAHPLGIVLAAILFGMLYQGGAELSFEKPAITRDMIVVIQGLVILFAGALEHMFRPTLVRIFTFARAPSATVG from the coding sequence ATGAGTGCTGGTCAATTGCCGCGCTGGGTCGACTTCGGCCTCATCCCGCTGCTCAACCTTGCCGCCGCCTTCCTTGTGTCGGGCCTGGTCGTGCTGCTGATCGGGGAAAGCCCGCTTGAAGCCGTCGGGATCCTTGTCTGGGGCTCGCTCGGCTTCGGCGAGGGCATCGGTTTCACTCTGTTCTACGCCACCAACTTCATCTTCACCGGCCTGGCCGTCGCCGTCGCCTTCCATGCCGGACTGTTCAACATCGGTGGCGAGGGCCAGGCCTATATCGGCGGGCTCGGTGTCGCCTGGGCCTGCCTTGCGCTCGACCGCATCGTGCCCTGGTGGGTGACCATGCCCGTCGCCGTTCTCGGCGCGGCGGCCGCCGGCGCCGCCTGGGCCTTCGTGCCGGCCTGGCTGCAGGCGCGGCGCGGCAGTCACGTCGTCATCACCACGATCATGTTCAACTTCATTGCCGCCTCGCTGATGGTCTACCTGCTGGTCAACGTCATGGCCAAGCCGGGCTCCATGCAGCCGGAGACGCGCACCTTCGAGGCCGGCGGTCGTCTGCCGATGCTGAACGACCTGCTGCCCTTCGCCTCCTTCGGCACCGCACCCGTCAATCTGGCGCTGGTGCTCGCGCTCGTCGCGGCTCTCGCCGTCTGGGTCCTGGTCTGGCGCACGCGTCTCGGCTACGCCATCCGCACCCTCGGCGCCAACCCGACCGCCGCGGTCTATGCCGGCATCTCGCCGGCGCGCACCATTGTCGTCGCTATGCTGATCTCCGGCGGTCTCGCCGGCATGATGGCGATCAACGAGATCATGGGGTCCCAGCACCGGCTGCTGATCGAGTTCGTCTCCGGCTACGGCTTCGTCGGCATCGCCGTAGCGCTGATGGGCCGCGCCCATCCGCTCGGCATCGTGCTCGCGGCGATCCTGTTCGGCATGCTCTACCAGGGTGGCGCCGAACTCTCCTTCGAGAAGCCGGCGATCACCCGCGACATGATCGTGGTCATTCAGGGCCTGGTGATCCTGTTCGCCGGTGCGCTGGAACACATGTTCCGGCCGACGCTGGTGCGGATCTTTACCTTCGCCCGCGCGCCGTCGGCGACGGTCGGTTGA
- a CDS encoding ABC transporter ATP-binding protein, which yields MTPAIELRKINKRFGSVHANRDIDLVVRKGSIHGIVGENGAGKSTLMSILYGFYHADSGEILVSGKTAVIADSRAAIRLGIGMVHQHFMLVDTFTVLENVLLGAEEGLFLGGGADRARAELRRLDAEYNLKVDPDAVVEDLPVGLQQRVEILKVLLRGAEILILDEPTGVLTPAEADHLFRILQVLRDQGKTVLLITHKLREIMAVTDTVSVMRRGEMVATRATAETTMEELAELMVGRSVLLRVDKTPAQPKEKVLVVDHLTVTDSRGVDVVRNVSFDVRAGEIVGIAGVSGNGQSELLEAIAGIRRARKGSIWIAGEAVDIAATPLDPAEMRRRGLCHVPEDRHRMGLVTGFAEYENAILGYQDNPQYGRGPFLDIRAIRNEARAEIEKYDIRPPDCQLKTASFSGGNQQKIVLAREIERDPTVLLVGQPTRGVDIGAIEFIHRRLIEMRDAGKGILLVSVELDEIRSLADRVLVMFDGSIVGERPAETGEAELGLLMAGVHDGTVHGAHP from the coding sequence ATGACGCCTGCCATCGAGTTGCGCAAGATCAACAAGCGCTTCGGCTCGGTCCACGCCAACAGGGACATCGATCTCGTCGTCCGGAAGGGCTCGATCCACGGCATCGTCGGCGAGAACGGCGCCGGCAAGTCAACCCTCATGTCGATCCTCTACGGCTTCTACCACGCCGACAGCGGCGAGATCCTGGTCAGCGGCAAGACGGCGGTGATCGCCGATTCCCGCGCTGCCATCAGGCTCGGCATCGGCATGGTCCATCAGCATTTCATGCTGGTCGACACCTTCACCGTGCTGGAAAACGTCCTGCTCGGCGCGGAGGAGGGGTTGTTTCTGGGCGGCGGCGCCGACCGTGCGCGCGCCGAACTCCGGCGCCTGGACGCCGAATACAACCTCAAGGTCGACCCGGACGCCGTGGTCGAGGACCTGCCCGTCGGCCTCCAGCAACGCGTCGAAATCCTCAAGGTCCTGCTGCGCGGCGCCGAGATCCTGATCCTCGACGAGCCGACCGGCGTGCTCACCCCGGCGGAGGCCGACCATCTGTTCCGCATCCTCCAGGTGCTGAGGGATCAGGGCAAGACGGTCTTGCTCATCACCCACAAGCTGCGCGAGATCATGGCCGTCACCGACACCGTCTCGGTGATGCGCCGCGGCGAGATGGTCGCCACCCGCGCCACCGCCGAGACAACGATGGAGGAACTCGCCGAACTGATGGTCGGTCGCAGCGTGCTGCTTCGGGTCGACAAGACGCCAGCCCAGCCGAAGGAGAAGGTGCTCGTCGTCGACCACCTGACGGTGACCGACAGCCGCGGCGTCGACGTGGTCAGGAACGTGTCCTTCGACGTCCGCGCCGGCGAGATCGTCGGCATCGCCGGCGTGTCCGGCAACGGCCAGTCGGAACTTCTGGAAGCGATCGCCGGCATTCGCCGCGCCCGCAAGGGCAGCATCTGGATCGCCGGCGAGGCCGTGGACATCGCGGCCACCCCGCTCGATCCGGCCGAGATGCGGCGAAGGGGCCTGTGCCACGTGCCCGAGGATCGCCACCGCATGGGCCTGGTAACCGGGTTCGCCGAATACGAGAACGCCATCCTCGGCTATCAGGACAATCCGCAATACGGCCGCGGCCCTTTCCTGGACATCAGGGCTATCCGCAACGAGGCGCGCGCCGAGATCGAGAAATATGACATCCGTCCGCCCGACTGCCAGCTCAAGACGGCCAGCTTCTCCGGTGGCAACCAGCAGAAGATTGTGCTCGCGCGCGAGATTGAGCGCGACCCGACCGTGCTTCTGGTCGGCCAGCCGACCCGCGGCGTCGACATCGGGGCCATCGAGTTCATCCACAGGCGCCTGATCGAGATGCGCGATGCCGGCAAGGGCATCCTGCTCGTCTCCGTCGAGCTCGACGAGATCCGCTCGCTGGCCGACAGGGTGCTGGTCATGTTCGACGGCAGCATCGTCGGCGAGCGCCCGGCCGAGACGGGCGAGGCCGAACTGGGCCTGCTGATGGCCGGCGTCCATGACGGAACCGTTCACGGAGCGCACCCATGA
- a CDS encoding BMP family lipoprotein: protein MKKLLTISAAFAGLAMAASAQAADIQPAVLYDMGGKFDKSFNEAAYAGAEEFKKASGIDYRDFEIQNDSQREQALRNFAKRGQSPIVAIGFSQANAVEKIAKEFPDIQFAIVDMVVDLPNVRSVVFKEHEGSYMVGMLAAMASQTGKVGFVGGMDIPLIRKFACGYKQGVLAAKPDAEVFENMTGDTGAAWNDPVKGGELAKSQFARGADVVYHAAGGTGIGVLQAAADAGKLGIGVDSNQNALHPGSVLTSMLKRVDVAVYDAFEDARNGRWTSGVTVLGLAEGGVDWALDEHNEKLITAEMKAAVDKAREDIVSGTVKVHDYMADQTCPF, encoded by the coding sequence GTGAAGAAGCTCTTGACGATCAGCGCCGCTTTCGCCGGCCTGGCTATGGCCGCCTCCGCCCAGGCGGCGGACATCCAGCCCGCCGTCCTGTATGATATGGGCGGCAAGTTCGACAAGTCGTTCAACGAGGCCGCCTATGCCGGCGCCGAGGAGTTCAAGAAGGCCAGCGGCATCGACTACCGCGACTTCGAGATCCAGAACGACAGCCAGCGCGAGCAGGCGCTGCGCAACTTCGCCAAGCGCGGCCAGAGCCCGATCGTCGCCATCGGTTTCTCCCAGGCCAATGCCGTGGAGAAGATTGCCAAGGAATTCCCGGACATCCAGTTCGCCATCGTCGACATGGTCGTCGATCTGCCCAACGTGCGGTCCGTCGTGTTCAAGGAACACGAGGGCTCCTACATGGTCGGCATGCTCGCGGCCATGGCGTCACAGACCGGCAAGGTCGGCTTCGTCGGCGGCATGGACATTCCGCTGATCCGCAAGTTCGCCTGCGGCTACAAGCAGGGGGTTCTGGCGGCCAAGCCCGACGCGGAAGTGTTCGAGAACATGACCGGCGACACCGGGGCAGCGTGGAACGATCCGGTCAAGGGTGGTGAACTGGCCAAGTCGCAGTTCGCCCGTGGCGCCGACGTAGTCTATCACGCCGCCGGCGGCACCGGCATCGGCGTGCTGCAGGCGGCTGCCGACGCCGGGAAGCTCGGCATCGGCGTCGACAGCAACCAGAACGCCCTGCACCCAGGCTCGGTGCTGACCTCGATGCTGAAGCGCGTCGACGTCGCCGTCTATGACGCCTTCGAGGATGCCCGCAACGGCAGGTGGACGTCCGGCGTCACCGTTCTCGGCCTCGCCGAGGGCGGCGTCGACTGGGCTCTCGACGAGCACAACGAGAAACTGATCACCGCGGAGATGAAGGCGGCCGTCGACAAGGCCAGGGAAGACATCGTCTCCGGCACGGTCAAGGTCCACGACTACATGGCCGACCAGACCTGCCCGTTCTGA
- a CDS encoding sugar-binding transcriptional regulator, producing the protein MARVQDEDWTTYLSVRAAWLSFVGGCTQGEIASRLGVSPAKVHRLIAHAQKEGLVRFQIEGRPIECLKLEDEFARLFGLSTCIIAPDLGGGDQDTAIRGVAAAAGNFLSNVLSSPDVTRVGVGMGRTLKASVEAMPRMMRPDLAIMSISGSLMRKLSANPYDVVQRMLERTGGEGYYLPVPYFAENLEERDMFLGQRSVQDLLERARQSDVFVVGIGSINDEGHLVQRGLIKKAEQEELKRAGAVSDLMGKFLTIDGSIAPVPLGDCAVGLHFEEVRGARVIALVGGEGKAEATLAALRTGVITDLIADETLARALRGMVGSQLAESA; encoded by the coding sequence GTGGCGCGGGTGCAGGACGAGGACTGGACGACTTACCTCTCGGTACGGGCCGCGTGGCTGTCCTTCGTGGGCGGCTGCACGCAGGGCGAGATCGCCAGCCGTCTCGGCGTTTCGCCTGCCAAGGTGCATCGGCTCATCGCCCACGCCCAGAAGGAAGGGCTGGTACGCTTCCAGATCGAGGGCCGGCCGATCGAATGCCTCAAGCTGGAAGATGAGTTCGCCCGCCTGTTCGGGCTGTCCACCTGCATCATCGCGCCTGACCTCGGCGGCGGCGATCAGGACACGGCGATCCGGGGCGTGGCGGCCGCTGCCGGCAATTTCCTGTCCAACGTGCTGTCATCACCGGACGTGACCCGGGTCGGCGTCGGCATGGGTCGGACCCTGAAGGCCTCGGTCGAGGCCATGCCGCGCATGATGCGGCCCGATCTGGCGATCATGTCGATATCCGGGTCGCTGATGCGCAAGCTGTCGGCCAACCCCTATGACGTCGTCCAGCGCATGCTCGAGCGCACCGGCGGCGAGGGCTATTATCTGCCGGTTCCCTATTTCGCCGAGAACCTCGAGGAACGGGACATGTTTCTCGGTCAGCGCAGTGTCCAGGACCTTCTGGAACGCGCGCGCCAGTCGGATGTGTTCGTTGTCGGCATCGGCTCGATCAACGACGAGGGGCATCTCGTCCAGCGCGGCCTGATCAAGAAGGCAGAGCAGGAAGAGCTGAAACGGGCCGGCGCGGTCAGCGATCTCATGGGCAAGTTCCTGACCATCGACGGCAGCATCGCGCCGGTGCCGCTCGGCGATTGCGCCGTCGGTCTGCATTTCGAGGAAGTGCGCGGCGCACGCGTGATTGCGCTGGTAGGCGGGGAAGGCAAGGCTGAAGCGACGCTTGCCGCGCTGCGCACCGGCGTCATTACCGATCTGATCGCGGACGAGACCCTGGCACGGGCGCTCCGCGGGATGGTTGGTTCGCAACTGGCGGAGTCGGCCTGA
- a CDS encoding DUF1194 domain-containing protein: protein MRLSACTCFLGGSALSAAALLCGLLSAAPALARDFRPPSAFSSLSPATEVDVELVLAVDISQSMDTDEQEVQRAGYVAALTSDEVLDAIRFGPTGRIAVTYVEWGGVGEHFTVADWTLIEDRASASAFAARIAEAPLRQVQRTSIVSALDRAVEMMRSNPYQGLRKVIDISGDGPNNQGGSVTEMRDRVLAAGITINGLPLMMKAETTAWQAMLHLDHYYEDCVIGGPGSFSIPVRSKESFADAIRMKLVLEIAGLVQDQPKVMLASSRQPIRCNLFD from the coding sequence ATGCGTCTCAGTGCGTGCACATGCTTCCTCGGGGGCTCTGCCCTTTCGGCCGCAGCGCTGCTGTGCGGCCTCCTCTCGGCCGCTCCCGCCCTCGCGCGGGATTTCCGGCCGCCATCCGCCTTCAGTTCCCTGTCCCCGGCAACCGAAGTCGACGTGGAACTCGTTCTCGCTGTCGACATTTCGCAATCCATGGATACCGACGAACAGGAGGTCCAGCGCGCGGGCTATGTCGCGGCCCTGACATCCGACGAAGTGCTCGACGCGATCCGCTTCGGACCGACCGGCCGCATCGCCGTCACCTATGTGGAATGGGGTGGCGTCGGCGAGCATTTCACCGTGGCGGACTGGACCCTGATCGAGGACCGGGCGTCGGCCTCCGCCTTCGCCGCCAGAATCGCCGAAGCGCCCCTGCGCCAGGTGCAGCGGACGTCGATCGTCTCCGCTCTCGACCGGGCGGTCGAGATGATGCGGTCCAATCCCTACCAAGGCCTGCGCAAGGTGATCGACATTTCCGGCGACGGGCCCAACAACCAGGGCGGCTCGGTGACGGAAATGCGCGACCGGGTACTCGCCGCCGGAATCACGATCAACGGCCTGCCGCTGATGATGAAAGCGGAGACCACGGCCTGGCAGGCGATGCTGCACCTCGACCACTATTACGAGGACTGCGTGATCGGCGGGCCGGGGTCGTTCTCGATACCCGTCCGGTCCAAGGAGTCCTTCGCGGATGCGATCCGGATGAAACTGGTGCTGGAGATTGCCGGCCTGGTGCAGGATCAGCCGAAGGTCATGCTGGCGTCCTCGCGCCAACCGATCCGCTGCAACCTGTTCGACTGA
- a CDS encoding DUF1194 domain-containing protein: MPSCERSRADTLVRPFALFGLPGRAAAAVAVVLVAMLAPAALDGAKADEVDVAIVLAVDISYSMDEDELRLQRSGYIDAVTSGEVLAAIRGGLVGRIALAYVEWAGALSQATLIDWHVVDDAASAETFASALAEAPIRRAYRTAIGDALLYSAAQFERLPHDAMRRVIDISGDGPNNQGTLAPLARDMVIRDGIVINGLPLVMKERGYSLFDIVDLDRYYRDCVTGGAGSFVIPIRSEDAFAESIRRKLVLEIAGVVPEVVPEVVPGDEPVRIWRAADGIDPFCLIGERLWQQRMRNLDP, translated from the coding sequence ATGCCGTCTTGCGAACGCAGCCGGGCAGACACCCTCGTCCGCCCATTCGCTCTCTTCGGCCTGCCCGGCCGCGCCGCCGCGGCTGTCGCCGTCGTCCTGGTCGCCATGCTGGCGCCCGCAGCGCTCGATGGCGCCAAAGCCGACGAAGTCGATGTCGCCATCGTTCTGGCAGTCGACATTTCCTATTCGATGGACGAGGACGAACTTCGTCTGCAGCGCAGCGGCTATATCGACGCGGTCACCTCGGGCGAGGTGCTGGCGGCCATCCGCGGCGGGCTGGTCGGCCGGATTGCCCTCGCCTATGTGGAATGGGCGGGCGCGCTGTCGCAGGCCACCCTGATCGACTGGCACGTCGTCGATGACGCGGCGTCCGCGGAGACCTTCGCCTCGGCCCTGGCCGAAGCGCCGATCCGACGCGCCTACCGAACGGCAATCGGCGACGCGTTGCTGTATTCCGCTGCCCAGTTCGAGCGCCTGCCGCACGACGCCATGCGCCGCGTCATCGACATTTCGGGCGACGGCCCGAACAATCAGGGCACGCTCGCGCCGCTCGCCCGCGACATGGTCATCAGGGACGGTATCGTCATCAACGGCCTGCCGCTCGTGATGAAGGAACGCGGCTACAGCCTGTTCGACATCGTCGACCTCGACCGCTACTACCGCGACTGCGTCACCGGCGGCGCCGGCTCCTTCGTCATCCCGATCCGCAGCGAGGACGCCTTTGCCGAATCGATCCGCCGCAAGCTGGTGCTGGAGATCGCCGGCGTCGTTCCCGAGGTCGTTCCCGAGGTCGTTCCCGGGGACGAACCCGTGCGGATCTGGCGTGCCGCCGACGGCATCGATCCGTTCTGCCTGATCGGCGAGCGGCTATGGCAGCAGCGCATGCGCAACCTGGATCCCTGA
- a CDS encoding methylglyoxal synthase: protein MTDRPVLALVAHDAKKDAMVAFVRRNAEKLSVFRLVATGTTGGRILDACPELNLMQLKSGPLGGDQQIGAMIAEGRLDGLFFFADPLSPMPHDVDVKALMRLALVYDIPMALNLSTAEILLRSARLTGLRTTSATPEISVPR from the coding sequence ATGACGGATCGCCCCGTTCTGGCGCTTGTCGCCCATGACGCCAAGAAGGACGCGATGGTCGCCTTCGTCCGGCGCAACGCCGAGAAACTGTCGGTCTTCCGCCTGGTGGCGACCGGCACGACGGGCGGGCGCATCCTCGACGCCTGCCCGGAGCTCAACCTGATGCAGCTGAAGAGCGGCCCGCTCGGTGGCGACCAGCAGATCGGCGCGATGATAGCCGAAGGCAGGCTGGACGGGCTCTTCTTCTTCGCTGACCCGTTGTCGCCAATGCCGCACGACGTCGACGTCAAGGCGCTGATGCGGCTGGCGCTGGTCTACGACATCCCGATGGCGCTGAACCTGTCGACGGCAGAGATCCTGCTGCGCTCGGCACGGCTGACCGGGTTGCGGACCACCTCCGCGACCCCGGAAATCAGCGTGCCCCGATGA